GGCGTCCCCGCTTACCAGGAAGGTGCCTCTAAGTATGGATACCAAGCGTTTTCTCATGCTTCTCAATCAATTGACGGACCGCGTGTCCGTTGTTTCAATATCTGTGCGTTCTGCTATTCTGAGTTTGGCGCTCCGGGCCCTTGGGTTCTCCTCCAACTCGTCATCCCCGGGGACAATGAGCTTACCTACTTTGCGAAAGGGCGCCAGCGGGTTTCCGTAAAAATCCTTGTCAACCTCCCCCTCGAATTTCCCGGTCCGGATAAACCGCTTCACCAGTCGATCTTCCAGGGAATGGTAGCTGATCAGGCTCAAACGCCCCCCGGTCGGCAAGAGCGCAGCGGTCTGTTGCAAAAACGCCTCCAGAGCCGCGAGCTCCTGGTTCACCTCCATCCGGATGGCCTGGTAAATCCGGGCCAGCACCTTGTTCTCCTTGCCGCGGGGCAAGAAGGCGCTAACCGCTTCATTCAGGCCGTACGTGGTCTGAATGGACGCCTTGTCCCGCGCCCTGACCAACTCCCCGGCTATCTTCCCGGCGCTGCGGAGTTCCCCGTATCGCTGCAACACGCTGCGCAGCTTTTCAAAGGAATAGGTGTTGACCACATCCCGGGCCGTGATTTCCGCCCGGCGGCTCATCCGCATGTCCAGCCCGGCGTCGAAGCGGGTGGAAAACCCGCGTTCCGCACGGTCGAATTGATGGGAGGAAACCCCGAAATCCGCGAGGATCCCGTCTACCTTCAGAATGCCATAGAACTTCAAAAACTGTCGTATATACCGGAAGTTTTCCCCAATCAGCAAAAACCGTTCGTCTTCCGGCTTATTGGCCAGGGCCTCTTCGTCCTGGTCAAATGCAATCAACCTCCCTTTCGGCCCCAACCTGCCGAGGATTTCCCGGCTGTGTCCGCCCCCGCCAAAGGTGACGTCCACATAGGTGCCGTCCTCCCGGATCGCCAGCCCGTCGACCGACTCCCGGAGCAGGACCGGTTTATGATATTTCATCTCCGTCATCCCCCATCACCTCCTCGGCGAGGTCTGCAAAATCAGCAGCCGTCTCTTCGAGTACATTCTCATAGCTGTCCTTGTCCCAGATCTCCACAATATTAATTGCCGAGCTCAGGACAACTTCCTTGCCGATCCCCGCCACATCAATCAGGTTCTTGGGGATGAGCAGGCGGCCCGTGGCATCGATTTCCACCAGCTTGACCCCGGCGGTGAACCGCCGGATAAAATCATTGTTCTTTTTGCGGAAACGGTTTTTTTTGTGCATCTGCTGCATCAGCTGGTTCCACTCGGCCATGGGATATAACTCCAGGCAGGGCTGGAACACGGAACGCTTGATGACAAACCCCTCGTTCAGGATGGGAACCATCTGGTTTTTCAGCGCCACAGGGATCATAATACGGCCCTTGGAATCGGCCTTGCATTCATATGTCCCGATGAAGCTGATCACAGTTAAAGCTGGTTGTTTGGTATTATAAAACTCAAATATATAGAAATTATTACCACATTTTACCACAAATTACCACTTTGTTCATAAAAAATAGGGATTGCACCCGGAAGTCGCCAATCTGTTCCGCAATTCCGGGCGGTTTCGCAGTGGGAAGGTTGCCTGCCGCTATTCCGCCTTCAATAGCGTCTTCCAACAGGCCCGGGAAGGCCTTATAAAACCTTGCCATATGGTGGAAATGCCTATATTTGCCAACTGACAGCAGCAACCGCCTGTATGAAAGACCAGATTATCAAAGACGGTAAATACCGGTACATCGAAAAGGGCGAAGGGACCCCGATGATTATCCTTCACGGTTTGATGGGCGGCCTGAGCAACTTTCAGGGCGTCTCGGATTATTTCCCCGAAAAGGGCTACCAGGTCCTGATCCCGGAACTCCCCATCTACGACATGCCGCTTATCAAGACGAACGTGAAGAATTTTGCGCGTTTCCTGGAGGGGTTCATCGAGTACAAGGGGTTAAAAGACGTTATCCTGCTGGGGAATTCCCTGGGGGGGCATATAGGCCTGCTGCATACCAAGATGTTTCCGGAAGTAGTCCGGGCCCTGGTCATCACGGGGAGTTCCGGTTTGTACGAAAGCGCCATGGGCGACGGTTACCCCAAACGGGGCGACTACGAATTCATCAAGAAAAAGGCCGAGGACGTTTTCTACGACCCCAAGGTGGCCACCAAGGAAATCGTGGACGAGGTATACGCCACGGTGAACGACCGGATGAAGCTGGTCAAGACGCTCGCCATCGCCAAAAGCGCGATCCGACACAATATGTCCAAGGACCTGCCGGCCATGAAGACGCCCACCTGCATCATCTGGGGAGAGAACGACACGGTAACCCCGCCCAATGTGGCCAAGGAATTCCACGAACTGCTGCCGGATTCCGATTTGTTCTGGATCCCGGAATGCGGGCACGCCCCCATGATGGAACATCCGAAGGATTTTAACCGCATATTGGCTGGCTGGCTGGAAAAGCGCAACTTTTAAGGCAGCGAACCAAACCCCGGGCCTGCCCGGTAACCCGCCGTTTTTATGAAAATCCGATCTGCAGAATTCGTCGTCAGCAATACCGACGTGTCCCGGTGCCCTGCCGAGCCCCTGCCGGAATACGCTTTTATCGGCCGTTCCAATGTGGGTAAATCCTCCCTGATCAATATGCTGACCGATCGGAAACACCTGGCAAAGATCTCGGGCCGGCCGGGTAAAACCCAACTCATCAACCACTTCCGCATCAACGACAACTGGTTTTTGGTAGACCTGCCGGGATACGGGTATGCCCGGACTTCCAAAAAGGACAAGGCCGCCTTTCAAAAACTAATCCACCGGTATTTCAGGGAGCGGCGGCAATTGCTGTCGGCATTTCTGCTCGTGGATATCCGCCACGAGCCCCAGCCCATCGACCTGGAATTCATGGAATGGCTCACCGGCGAAGGAATACCCTTTGCCCTGATCTTTACCAAAGCGGACAAACTCAAACCCGGCGCCGTATCCAGGCAAACGGACGGGTACCTGCAGGCCATGCGCAACGCCGGATGGGAAGCCGACCCGCCTTTCTTTGTGACCTCCTCCCTGAAGGGGATCGGCAAGGATGAGGTACTTGCTTATATCGGGGAGATCAATCAAAATTTCCGGGAGGCTTCCGGGGGACCCCCCCAATAAAAATTACGCCAGCACCCCGCAAACTGCCAGCAGCCCCCGGCATTCACGCCAGCCGTTCCCGCAATACGTCCACCAGGACCTCGAGCCGTTTGACCGCATTCAATTCCCGTGCGGAAAGCAGTATCCGAAGGTGTCCGCTGCGCACTTGCAGCACCGCAGGCAAGGCAACAGCCTCCAGGTCCTTTTCGGCCTGGAGTTGCCGGTATTCATCGCGGTGCAGGAAATGGACGGGCCTGTCCACGGCCTGCAGGAACGCCCTCCAGGACTCCCGGGGCCCTATCGGGCCGTGCGTGAGTTTACAGAGGTTGCAGCCGTAGGTATCCGGACGCATATACTTATGAAGCGTATCCCAAAAAGCCTGGCGCCATCCGGTATCCGCATTGTAGACGAATACCAGGGTTCCGTCTTCCTCCAAAAATTCCGTGTTCATTTTTGTCTTCCTTTCCTTTCTGGCACTGCGCGCCCTTTTCAGTTGGTTCCTTCTTAGGTCAATTCCTTACAATCCCATCTCCTTTAACCTTTCATTAGGCCGGCCCGGCCGGGGAGTTCAGTAAATTAGCCGGAAGTGAAACCGGATATCCATTAAGTTATGAAAAAGATTGTACATCCCTCAGGAGATCGGGGGTTCGCCGACCACGGTTGGCTGAAAAGCAGGCACAGCTTCAGTTTTGCATCCTTCTACGACCCGGATAAAATTCAGTTCGGGGCACTGCGCGTCCTGAACGACGACCGCGTGGCTCCCGGGAAGGGGTTTGGCACCCACCCGCACCGGGATATGGAGATCATTTCCATCCCCCTGGAGGGCGCTCTGGAACACGAGGACAGCATGGGTAACAAAGCGGTAATCCGCGAGGGGGATATCCAGGTGATGAGTGCCGGCACCGGCGTCCGCCACAGCGAATACAATAAAAACCAGGACCGGGAGGTAGCCTTCCTGCAAATCTGGATCCTCCCCGATACGCCCGGGGTGAGCCCCCGGTACGATCAAATCCGGCTCGACCCGGCTGCCGCGCGAAACAAATGGTTTACCGCCCTGGGCCCGCAAGGGAAACACGACGGCCTGTGGATCCACCAGGATGCCTGGCTGCACCTCGGTCACTTTGAATCCGGACAAACACCCCGCTACTCGCTGAAGGCGCCGGAACACGGGCTTTATATTTTTGTCCTGGAAGGTGAAGTGCAAGTGGCGGATACGCGGCTGGCCGACCGGGATGCCCTGGGGGTCTGGCAAATAGGCTCGGTGGACTTCGACATCCTGGAGCAGAGCCGCATACTGCTTATCGAGGTGCCGATGGCGGAACAGGCAGGTACCTGAAGCGAGCAATCCGGCAAATTTGATATTTGTCATGAATTATTCGTATCCTAGGGGGTAGATTTACAATCGAACCTATATTCAACGCATGGAACGCATCAACGACATCCTTGTCCCCTTTGATTTTTCCCCACCTTCCGAACAGGCCCTGGCCTACGCCCTGGATTTTGTGGGAAGCCGCCCCGGCAAAAAGATCACCCTTTGCTTTATGCAGGAAAAAGAAGACCTGAAGGCCCTGGAGAAACAGTTTGCGGATATTCGCGCCGGACTCAGCAAAGCGTTCCGCTCCGAATTGGACTGGGTGCATTTTTCGCCCCCGTCGGTGCCCGGCCTGATTGACAAGAGCCGGGAACTCCACACCGACCTGATCCTGATGGGCACTTCCGGCTCCCAGGATCCGGAGGGAACCACCCACACCTCGCAAACCGTCCTGTCCACGGATTGCCCGGTTTTGGTAATCCCCCAAGGGGTCCCGGAGGAATTCCGCCTGAAGAAAATCGCCCTGGTACTCGGCAGCAACGAAATAGACGACCCCAAGGATCTGGGGACCTTGCTGAATTTTGCACGAACCTTCAATGCGCAGGTGCACGTGCTGACGATTCAGACCACCCCTGGCGTATACGGGTATTCCAGGGAGGAAGAAAAGAACGAGCGGCTACTCGAGTACTACCTGGAAGATTTCTATGCCCAGCATACCTTTATAGAGAGTGACGACATGGTGGAAGGGATTTTTGACTACGCCCAGGAAAAAGAAATGGACCTGATTGCCATCCTGCCACGCAATCACGTGCGCAATGGCAAGCCGTCCGAGGGACGGCTCACCCGGATCCTGACCCTGCAATCCCGAATCCCCCTGCTGGCCATCGAGCACTAAGGACCTGTTATATGTCCTTGCTCCTGACCACTTGTCGGCCATTGGAGTCATTAAAAGGCCGATTTAAATAGAAAGCAACCATTTATACGTAATTTCCGCGGCAAAACGAATTGTACACACCGAAATACCACCCAATATGTCGCAACCCGTCTCCCCCTACCGCAACTGGTACCACCCGTACACCCCCGACCGGAAATACGCCCGCCGTGCAGCCTACTTCAGCATGGAGTTCGGTATCGACCAGGGGCTGAAAATCTATTCCGGGGGCCTGGGCTTTTTGGCCGGCTCCCACCTGAAGTCCGCCTTTGACCTGAAACAGAATATGATCGGTATCGGGATGCTTTGGAAATACGGCTATTACGACCAGGAGCGGCAGCAAGACGGCACCATGGCATCCCGCCTGGTGGAAAAAAGATACGATTACCTCCAGGATACGGGGATTGAGCTTTCGGTGGCTATTAATGACAACCCGGATGTTCGGGTTCGGGTCTGGGTACTCCCACCGGATGTCTTTCAGACAGTACCCCTGTACCTGCTCAGCACGGATGTCCCCGACAATGACCACCTTTCCCGGACGATCACCGACCGCCTCTACGACCCGAATGACGAAACGCGAATCTCCCAAAGCATTGTACTGGGAATCGGCGGGGCAAAGCTTGTCGGGCTGCTGGGAGGGGCCGACTGCTACCACCTGAACGAAGGCCATGCACTCCCGGCTTTTTATTACCTGCGCGACCAGGGGGTTCCCTCCTCCCAAATGGTCTTCACCACGCATACGCCGGAGAAAGGCGGAAACGAAACCCGCAATGGCTACCACCTGAACAACCGCGGATTCTTTGGCCGCCGGTTGCCCGACCCGGAATTGCGCCGGGAACTCGTCGGGGAAGAGCTCAATTATACCGTATCGGCCCTTCGGCATTCCAAAAAGGCGAATGCGGTTTCCAAACTGCACGCCCGGGTGGCCCGGCAGATGTGGCAACCCTTTGGCCTGGATTCCCGGATCGTCCCCATTACCAATGCCCAGCACCCGGGATACTGGACGGATCCTGCACTGCAAAAGCACTTTGAGAAAAATCAGGTTAAAGCCTTCCGAAAGCGCAAAACGCAAATGAAGGCCGACCTGTTCCGGGAAGTCATGAACCAGACCGGAAAGCGGTTTGACCCGGAGGTCCTCACCGTGGTCTGGGCCCGGCGGTTTGCCGCCTACAAACGGGCAGACCTGCTGTTGCGGGATTTTGAGCGTTTCCGAAAACTCCTGACCAACCCGGAAAAACCCATACAGATTATCTGGGCGGGCAAGCCCTACCCGGAAGACTACGGCGCCATCAATATCTTCAACCGACTCATCGAGGTCAGCTGGGGGTTCCCCAACCTGAGTGTGCTGACCGGCTATGAGATGGAACTCTCCAGGTTGCTGAAGGAAGGCTCGGATATCTGGCTCAACACCCCGCGAATCACCCGAGAGGCCTCCGGTACCAGCGGGATGACGGCTGCGATGAACGGTTCGCTGAACCTGACGGTGAACGACGGTTGGATCCCCGAGTTTGCCCGTCACGGCGAAAATGCCTTTGTCCTTCCCGAGGCAGATCCCGGACAGCCCCACAGCGTCCAGGACGAGGTAGACAGCAAAAACCTGTACGAAATACTCGAGAAAGACGTATTGCCCTTATACTACGAGCAACCCGAAAAATGGATGGAGATGGTATTCCGCGCCAAGGAGGAAGTTGTCCCTGCGTTTTCGAGCCACCGGATGGCCGACGCCTACTACCGGGAGCTCTACAAGGCCTGACCTCCCGGGCCGGGCGAATCGCCTTTTAGTTCGAGCTTCTCGGCAAAGTAGTCGCAGAAATCCTTCATGGTGGCCGTCATCTTTTCGTCCTGGGTGGCCTTCATAAACGTATCGGAAAGCGCCACCAGGGTCTGGTGGAAAAAGATCTTCATCTCCTCCACGGGCATGTCCTTGGTCCAGAGGTCAATTTTCAGGGACTCTTTGTTTGCGCTGTCCCAAACAGACAGGAGCATCGCCTTGGCTTCCTCGTTTTCAATCCCGCCGTCCTGGGCAGACCAGTGCAGCTTTTCCGGGACCCGGTTTTCATCCAGGGCCACCCGAAGGGTTATTTCCGATGTATGTAGTTCCGACATAATTTCTTATCTGGGGGGTTTGTAATTTGATTCCCTGAACAGTGCCTCCCCGGGCAATTCCATCAGTTGGCGAAGTTCCGTATCCGGGTTGGCCTCCATATAGGAGCGCACAATCTGCCATCCCATATAGCGACCGATCCTCCCGGGCGATTCGTTGTCGAGTTCCAGTCGGAACTTGCTGAAAGGCGCCGGGTCCAAAAATCGCGGGCCCAGTTCCCGGTCCGTGCTGTAGAGCAGTTCCCGTTCAATCAGGTAGCGCCAGATCTGGGCTTCGTTCTCCCGGGCCCATTGGAGCTCCTCCCCGGTATAGCCGATTTTGGTCGAATCCGGTTCCAGGGGCAGCAATTGATCCTTCAGGTAGAGGATTTTACCGTAATAAACCATCTGGCCGACAAAACTCCGCTCCCGGGGAGCCGGGACCACCGACCGGGCAAATGCCGCCGCCACATCGCTCATCATGAAATCCGCATCCAGGGATTTGGCGATATACCGGTCCATGTTGCCGTAGAAGGGGTGGTCCGGGCCCAGGTAGTTGTCCAGGCCAATCAGCAACAGCGTATCGGCCAGGACCACCCGGTTTTGGTAATCCACATCCGTTGTCAGCGTGATGACCGAAGGCACCGGGCGATCGGGAAAATAAAATTGTACGTGCTTGTAGAAGAGTTCGAGTTCCCGGGCAAACGGCTCAAAATCGGGAAAAACCCGTTCCACCTCCGCCCGCAGCCGGGTTTGCAGGGAATCCTCTTTTTTGGCCAGCCAAATACTGTCCGGGAATTGGGACGGAAACAGGTAGGGGAACCGGGCTTTTAAACCGGGGAGCTCCTCAGGGGCCACAGTGTCAAAGGCACGGTCAAATCGATGGACCTCGAGGTCTACCGGTATCCGGGCAATGCGTTCGGGTACATTCGCCCCGGTTTCCCCACAGCTGCAGAACAGCACCATGGCAACAACAGGTATTCCTTTTATAAGTAATCGCAGCAAGGCTTTCGTATTAGGAGGCGGGGTGCTATTTTTACGGGGCAAAGTTAGTGGTTTTCCAATTGAAACTAAAGCGGGATGCAATCTGAAAAAATCATCGAACATATCGTTAACTGGTTAAAGGACTATGCCCGTGATGCGGGAATGAAGGGGTTTGTCGTCGGGGTCTCCGGGGGCATCGATTCGGCCCTCACCTCCACGTTATGCGCCCGGACCGGGCTGGAGGTGCTCTGTCTGGAAATGCCCATTCACCAATCCACAGCTCAGGTTACGCGGGCTGCCAACCATATCGAATGGCTCCGGAACCAGTATCCCAACGTGCGGTCCGAATGGATCAACCTGACCCCGGTATTCGACAGCCTGATCGGGGTACTCCCGCCGGTGGAATCCGAAGACTCGCGGTTTATGTCCCTGGCCAATACCCGCGCCCGGTTGCGAATGACCTCCCTGTATTATTTCGCCGCCCTGGAAAAGTACCTGGTGGCCGGAACGGGCAACAAGGTGGAGGATTTCGGGGTGGGATTCTACACGAAATACGGGGACGGAGGCGTGGACCTCAGCCCGATTGCGGACCTGCTGAAGACAGAGGTATACCAGCTGGCTTCCCATTTGGGAATCAATAAGGAAATCCAGGATGCCCCGCCCACGGACGGGCTCTGGGGAGACAACCGCACGGATGAAGACCAGATTGGGGCCTCCTACCCGGAATTGGAGTGGGCCATGGAGATGGACGAACGGGGCAAAAAAGCCGATGATTTTAAGGGTCGGGAGCGTGAAGTCTTTAAAATATACAAACACCTCAATACCGTTAATCGACACAAAATGCTTCCTATCCCGGTGTGTGAAATTCCGGAATCCCTCAAATAAGCCACTCAGCCCCAATTCGATGCATTATCTCGAGAATTGAGGGAGATTTCCTAACCAATCGGGAATTTTTTGACAATTTTGTTGAGGTAATAACGGATTTAAGCCTTACATTGCATGTCAGTTTTTAGGGACGTGCCGAGCCTTGAAATCGATAAACAAACCAAAATGATCAATGTACTAATTGCGGATAATCACCCGGTTGTCCGTCTTGGCATCAAACAAGTTCTGGAAAATGATGGCGATATTCAGGTTCTCGGAGACGTTGGAACCACCACGGCGCTTTTCCAGATGCTTTCAAAAGCGACCCCCGACGTACTGATCCTCGAGATGGATATTCCGGAAATCAACGGAATTGCCACCCTGCGCAAAATGAAAGATGAATACCCGGAAGTCCAGGTGCTGATTTACAGTGGCCAGTCCGAGGACGTCTATGCCCTGAGCACCATCCGTGCCGGCGCGCGCGGCTACCTTTCAAAAAGCGCCGAACTCTCCTACCTGGCCGATGCCGTGCATAAGGTAAGTGACGGGGGCATGTTCATCACCAATGAACTCGCCCAGCGGCTGGCCTTTGACGAAGGCACCCAGAAACCCCGCCGCTTTTTCCGCAAGCTGTCTACCCGCGAGGTGGAAGTCCTTAAAATGCTGGCGAGCGGCAAACGAAACAAGGAAGTGGCCCTTGGCCTGAACCTGAACGAAAAAACCGTCAGTACCTACAAGGCCCGCCTGATGAAAAAGCTGAATGTCGACAATATGGTCGATTTGCTTCAACAAGCCAAAGCCCTGGAATTATACTGATTGCAGCGAGGCGAATACTGGATAAAAAAGCCCGGATCCCCGGGCTTTTTTATTTTCGTTGCCCGGGACGCGGGGGATACGCGGCACGTCCCTCAGCTTGCCGGGGTATCGCTTTCAGGATAATACCCGGTTGAGCTTTTTGTTGAGGAGTTTGTTGAGTTGCAGGTAATTGATAATCTCCTCCAGCACCTCGGCATTCGTCTCCCCGGGACGGGATTCGGTCTGCCCCCTCAGCGCCTCGATGCGCTTTTTGATCAGGTAACACCTCAGGGAGAGGATGGTTTCGCTTACGAGTTGCCCCAGGCTGTCCTGCTTTTGTTTCGGGTAGATATCCTTGCGTTCCCAATGGTGCAGCTCGTACTTCTCCTCGTCCATGAGGATGGCCGATAATTCCCCGGCAAATTCCGCATCCGCCTCTTCGGTTAACCGGTGCACGCTGAAATCCGGTTCGGAATTCAGCTTCTCGATGAGTTTGTAGTAGAGGCTCCGGAATCGGGCGTCGCTGAGTTCAATTTCATCCTCCTGAAGGTCCAGAAAAATTTTCTCAAAAACGCGTACTTCGCTACGCTCAGGTTCCAATACCAACTCCCCTTCGTCGTTCTCCTTCAGGACGAGATCCTCGAATTCCTCGGACTCCCTGCCGTAGAGCAGCAGTACTTCGATAATTTTACGCTCCAGCTCGTACTGGGGGTCTACCTTGGCGGCAGCGGGATCCTGCCGGACCACTTCCATGGGTCCCGGTTCGGGCTTGCGCGCCTCTTCCCGCTGGGCCTTGCGGGTCATCTGTGCCAGCGTGTTAAAGAGGACTTCTTCGGATATCCCCATCAGGGAGGCGCACTCCTGTACGTAAACCTCCCGTTTGATGCGATCGGGGATCCGGGCGATGCTGCTGACGATATCCCGGATGGTCTCTGCGCGCCGGATCGGGTCGTTGGCGGCTTCTTCGGTTAGCAGGGCCGTTTTAAACTGTATAAAATCCCGGGAATTCTCCTTGAGGTAGGCCTCGATGGCATCCCGGGAATGAGACCGTGCAAAACTGTCCGGGTCCTCCCCTGCCGGGAACGTGCATACCCGGACGTTCAGCCCCTCTTCCAGGATCAGGTCGATCCCCCGGAGGGATGCCCGCAGCCCGGCTGCATCCCCGTCAAAAAGGACCACCACGTTCACCGTCAGGCGTCGGATCAGGCGGATTTGTTCCGGGGTCAGCGCCGTACCGCTGGAGGCGACCACGTTTTCAATGCCGCTCTGGTACAACTGGATGACATCCGTATACCCTTCCACCAGGTAACAGACATCCTCGCGGGCTATTGCCTTCTTGGCGTGGTAGATGCCGTAGAGCACCTTGCTCTTGTGATAAATCTCGCTTTCGGGCGAATTCAGGTACTTGGCGACTTTCTTCTCGGAACTCAGGGTCCGGCCCCCGAATCCGAGAACCCGTCCGCTCATGGACTGGATGGGGAAGAGTACCCGCCCCTTGAAGCGGTCGAATTTCCTCGGTGGCTGGGCGGGGTCGGCGGCGGGTTTCACTATGGTCAGGCCCGTTTTCTCCAGGAATTCCAGTTGATAGCCCTTTTCCAGGGCCGCATCGGTAAAGGCAGACCACTGGTCCGGGTTGTACCCCAAGCCGAATTCGCGGATAGTATCTTCGGAAAACCCGCGCTCTTTAAAATACGTCAGCCCGATGGCCTTCCCGCTCTCGCTCTCCCAAAGGCACTCCTGGAAAAAATCCCGGGCAAACTCGCTGACCAGCAACATGCTTTCCCGTTCACTCGCCTGCTCCTTCTCCTCGTCCGTCCGCTGGGTTTCCTCTACTTCAATCTGATATTTGCGGGCCAGGTATTTGATGGCCTCCGGGTAGGTGAAATGCTCGTG
This genomic window from Robiginitalea biformata HTCC2501 contains:
- the dnaG gene encoding DNA primase, which produces MIARTTIDKVFDAARVEEVIGDFVQLKKSGSNFKGLSPFTDERTPSFMVSPVKQIWKDFSSGKGGNVVAFLMEHEHFTYPEAIKYLARKYQIEVEETQRTDEEKEQASERESMLLVSEFARDFFQECLWESESGKAIGLTYFKERGFSEDTIREFGLGYNPDQWSAFTDAALEKGYQLEFLEKTGLTIVKPAADPAQPPRKFDRFKGRVLFPIQSMSGRVLGFGGRTLSSEKKVAKYLNSPESEIYHKSKVLYGIYHAKKAIAREDVCYLVEGYTDVIQLYQSGIENVVASSGTALTPEQIRLIRRLTVNVVVLFDGDAAGLRASLRGIDLILEEGLNVRVCTFPAGEDPDSFARSHSRDAIEAYLKENSRDFIQFKTALLTEEAANDPIRRAETIRDIVSSIARIPDRIKREVYVQECASLMGISEEVLFNTLAQMTRKAQREEARKPEPGPMEVVRQDPAAAKVDPQYELERKIIEVLLLYGRESEEFEDLVLKENDEGELVLEPERSEVRVFEKIFLDLQEDEIELSDARFRSLYYKLIEKLNSEPDFSVHRLTEEADAEFAGELSAILMDEEKYELHHWERKDIYPKQKQDSLGQLVSETILSLRCYLIKKRIEALRGQTESRPGETNAEVLEEIINYLQLNKLLNKKLNRVLS